In Psychrilyobacter piezotolerans, the following are encoded in one genomic region:
- a CDS encoding ABC transporter substrate-binding protein produces the protein MSKIIIYFLLFISSYSMNYVNISRLDTLSRKGTIFMSINSFHKIGVDLNSSKDTFILNTDVGKYYLKGSRIITPHREYTYLSEPFVSRGKYYLPLELILELNGAHLENNRIMRSVEPENPDTFPKRVISLSPGITEKIFALGGEDLLVGRTSFAVYPEEVENIDIVGTMFEPNLEVMLDKDPDMVIAETHFREKLMLTLNSLEIAATKYRSPTNIPEIHRSIVDLGTLLGRRPEARGLNASLKDKISYTRYILKDQEIPRVYYVLGSGKTDITPGGDTFINSLMELAGGDNIAREKDGWRYSLEELILNNPDIIFGSQRSIDNMLMEENYRFLTAIKNKKYYIIADDSIFNLPGPRALTQGIYEMVKIFHPESAEKLKNKY, from the coding sequence ATGTCTAAAATAATCATCTATTTCCTCCTATTTATAAGTTCTTATTCTATGAATTATGTAAATATCAGCAGATTAGATACTCTGAGCAGGAAAGGTACTATATTCATGAGTATAAATTCATTTCACAAAATAGGAGTAGATTTAAACAGCTCAAAAGATACATTTATTTTAAATACAGATGTCGGGAAATATTACCTCAAAGGCAGCAGGATCATCACTCCACACAGGGAATACACATATCTGTCTGAACCATTTGTATCCCGGGGAAAATATTATCTTCCATTGGAACTTATTTTAGAATTAAATGGAGCCCACCTGGAAAACAATCGGATCATGAGATCTGTTGAACCTGAAAATCCGGATACTTTTCCTAAAAGGGTTATCTCCCTCTCTCCCGGTATTACAGAAAAAATATTTGCTCTGGGAGGAGAAGATCTCCTGGTAGGAAGAACATCATTTGCTGTATATCCAGAGGAAGTAGAAAATATTGATATTGTGGGAACTATGTTTGAGCCAAATTTGGAGGTCATGCTGGATAAAGATCCGGACATGGTCATCGCAGAGACTCATTTCAGGGAAAAATTGATGCTTACTCTAAATTCCTTGGAGATTGCAGCAACTAAATATCGCAGCCCTACAAATATACCAGAGATTCATAGGAGTATCGTAGATTTAGGAACTCTGCTGGGCAGACGTCCGGAAGCCCGTGGATTAAATGCCTCCTTAAAAGATAAGATCAGCTACACCAGATATATATTGAAAGATCAAGAAATCCCAAGGGTTTATTATGTTTTAGGCAGCGGTAAAACCGATATCACCCCGGGGGGGGATACTTTTATTAACTCCCTCATGGAATTAGCCGGGGGAGATAATATAGCCAGAGAAAAAGACGGATGGAGATATTCCTTGGAGGAGCTGATCCTGAATAATCCGGATATTATTTTTGGAAGCCAGAGAAGTATTGATAATATGTTAATGGAGGAAAACTACCGTTTTTTAACTGCCATTAAAAATAAAAAGTATTATATTATTGCGGATGACAGTATCTTTAATCTCCCCGGCCCCCGTGCTCTTACACAGGGGATCTATGAGATGGTAAAAATATTTCACCCTGAATCAGCTGAAAAATTAAAAAACAAATATTAA